A region of the Bombus pyrosoma isolate SC7728 linkage group LG15, ASM1482585v1, whole genome shotgun sequence genome:
ATGCGTCGACGGAGGTGATGTCTAACATTTgagaaattgaagaagaagCTCGGTATACGCGATCCTATTGGACTTGGAGAAAACAGAGGCATCCGTGGAAAGCTCGGCAATGGTAATCCCAGCTATATACGACCATTTAATGACGTACATCAAAATCGAACGATGGAGAAGTCAGGCATCTGTAGGCTTGACCTGATTCTAGAAGAGTGCATAATCGTGTAAACATATCGCGGAAAAGTGTCGAACCGTGTGCGAGAAACGTTATGTGAATGATTTCGCAGGTGCAACCCGCGCCTCGCAATCGATCTGAAAAGTAAGCAAACCGTATTTTATAGTTGTTTTCGTATCGTACTTGGCACAGacctttctatttcttcttttttcaaattatatctcGAGATTTTATTGCTGCGAAATCGGTTAACAGTTTCCTacgtaattggaaaatattgaaagtattttcaaatattttaaatcgagaaaatatttaaacccGATAAGTATTATACgttttcctttaaaatttattttttgaaagcTATCTCTATCATCGTTCGCGTGTcataatttatcgtaatattaaacGATTTGTTGCAAACGAGTTGCTGTTCAAGTTTTACACTTAAATAactaaacatataaaatacatataaataactaaatacgtaagcattctgtatatttatctcctttcaacttttttttatccttAGGAGGTTtctgattattatatttacagaacTAAACGGCCAACTTTATCTGCGtagaagaacaaaagaaataaacgaaagggTAAAAGTTGAGACAAAATCTCTGTATCGATCCTTTCtccatttcttatttttctaaatgctAACTTAAACGATTCtctatatacatgtgtataacgtatataatcATACAAGTGACTACTAATGAGTAGCACTTACTTTGAACATCTACAATTATCTCCTTTGCTTCTGAAGATGCAAACTAATGATGAAACAATtaatgatgaaataaatttttgttaaattatcttcgaaagaagaaacaacaCATCCTCAACGCCTGTACATCAAACGAAGCAAACgcaaacaaaaagaaatttttacgtaGTAGCTTCCACGCCTCTCCAACTTCGATCATTAATTACATACCTCTGGACTTAATCAATTCTCTATCGATTCACAGCCGatgaatattctaatttaaatatcacttTAACGCGTCAAACTATACAACGTGCCTATAATAAGCgactaattttttacatttttaatagatCCGACGTACTGGCTATTGCAAATGTAAAACCTTCGATAAACTACACGTGACTATAGGAAACTTTCGTCGATCGAAAATAGAACATCGACATAAGCGAAGCTGTTTGTTCGAAAGAAGGTACTCGCATTACTTGGAAGGAAACACTAGTCAACTGGTGCTCCAACATGGATGTAACGGGTGTATCAACGCTTCGAAACTTCGATGATTACTGTGAACGGAACGAGAGGCCGAGAACGTTGAACGTTAAATCGCGAAAATGAAATCTTCGTGGTGGTTCCTCCACGGAAATCCGACGACTGACTGGAGAATTCGCAGACGTGCGCCTGTAATTTAGAGGCGCAGAGCGCCCTCGAGTTTTCACACTGCATTCTGTCCGATGTGTGTACGTGTAAATTTTCTGCATGTGCGCGTATTTTCCTGTGTAAGCAAAATCCGTGGTAAAAGTGCTTTTTCGCGCTGAACACTGTTCCAGGAGTACTATCAACTGCTACACAATTCCGTTGGTTAATTGGTGAAAGGTTGCGGCAGCCGTTTTCGCAAGACAAACTATGTTGTTTGTAGTATCGTATAGTTGCTTTAAAATCAGCCGATCTCCGTTTCTGTCCTTTTTGACAGCATGCGACTAGAACACGCACAATTTTCCAATGACGTTTAAAAGAATGTTGAATCCTTCTTTGATAAGAATTATAAGTTACTCTATTTGCTGAATCTGACGTGTTGCTTGTAActatacagaaaaatattaatgagaaCGAGTGAACCTGTACTTggattatcgatattttattatcgataattattactgaaaaataataatgtactTCGAggtgaaaaaagatatttcgtcGGTATGTACCTGCTTCTTTCCTTTGGcctatattttaacaatactATAGTTTCTTGGTGCGAAcgaataattgtattttcgaCGAGATTTTCTTTCTAGCTTCGAACATAATCAGACAGCAAACAAACAGGGTTGTATACGTTGCTTGGGAAGACAAGGAAAGTTATTGATACGGTGAAACATTAACACGCTATAATTGTAACTAGAGGTTACCTCTCTTGGGATTGCTTgcatattttatcgttaattcaAAGAACCTTCTCCGGAGGCGTGTCCTGAATACCTAAATTCTAAATCTCCTTctgatattatattacgaatCGACATTAGACGTCGAAATGTCTCTCGTATAACGCATTATGACACGTTGCATTTTAATGTAAGATTTTTCGAATCGTTTttacagaataattttcaatccaCCAGTTAAACGGTATTGATTCTAAGATATATAACCACTTTACGTTAATcataatagaatttcaatatttccaaCAATGCAATCGTATCTTTTCCTGTATGATGATTTCatcgaatataaattcttgtccataattctttaaatagtTAAACCAACGACATACCCATATCGTCGATGATTGGTGCCATTCTGAGCGTAACTCCGACTAAGAGTAAAGACATCGTAAGAAGGAGGCAGGCTGTCGCAACGATCGTCCAACGAGCGCGTGGTGGAAGTTCTTCGGGATCAACGAGTTCTTCTTGAGGACCCGTATTGATAACTTTACGTCgttttcgtttcctctttctgCGGGGCCGATGATATTTCGCCCGAGGTGCCTCGATCTTTTCGGTACCGCTCAAGATCTCCTCTTCTTCCAACTCGTCCGCTACGTTCAACGCCACAtaatcgtcgtcgtcgtagtGGATCTTTCTGCAAGAATAGaataagacaaatttttacttttcgcTATGTGCATCCTCTTTGGTACTTTAAAGTATGTCTACTTATGATCTAATGACACTTAAGGCTTAACTTTGTAATTGAAAGCTTACGTTTCATTTACTACAGAGCGaaattcctttaaaaaatcgtTCGACGTAAAATTGCAAGGACCAGCATAGCGTTACATTCAAGTATCATAAACGTTTAGCGAGTCGTTCTAACGAAGAACTGCATACAATTACACGCTCATTTGTATGCATCGTTAGAAATATAAACCTATCAAATTACGCACCGCGTTACCGATGCGCAACCGTAATGACGTCGGATAGTTCTCCCGCGCTGGGTTTACCATTTGAGTTTGATTCTGTCCACGATTTTAGAAGACGAGTAACAATATCCTAATGTACATATAAGATTTCCGAATCACAAAAcagaaacgaatatttcatgGTTCCCGGAATTGCTGAATATCGCGATGTAGCTTTAGAATCCATACTTACAACAACATACTAGGAGAATGAGAGAAGGTACAAAATTCTACTTGCTCGTAAAcgtacattaaaatattcaaggaAACCTTTTTACTACGAGATGAAATATCCTATACTCATTTACTTCGTTAAAATACGTTCTacgtttttacatttttatatgcctttgtatgtatgtattttcttctatacTTCTGTATGACTTACATGTATGCTGTTTGCATGAGGTATGATGTGAAAGTAAGGCGTAATTCTTTTATAGGCAGTGGTGTTAAAGCATGGATTACATGTAAAGAGGAAATCTTGTAACCACACTACATTTCATTCCGCAATTATCAACGTTGTATGATGCATTTCagaacttttctttttcaccgCGTCGGAATAAAAACCTACAAATGAAGAGTATgatgtaaaatacatataagaaAACTGTGTGACTTGGCGATTGTTTGGAGAATTATACATTTCTAACGAATATATTCGaaagacaaaataaattaagataaattgacgattttcctaaattaatcgaatttgttactttttgcgaaatgaacgaaataatCTACTAAGCGTTTTTTCCGCGTTAAGAGATTCAAAAATCAATGAACGTGTAAAATTTGTCGCGATATCGTTTTAAACTTTAACGGACTAATCCATAATTAAAGATGTCTCGACTTTCGTACAAGTAGCTCGATCCAGAAATGTGTCAGACAAAGATGCTTGATGAAACATCCGGCTGACGCATTCGCAATATAGGTCATGCCGTATTTTTCAAGCATTACTTTCTAAATTGagattaaataaagaaaaatgtatatgcCTAGCGATCACGCATACATGTTTAGccttatatttttagaatgtaAACATGTTACTTGTTAAACATACGAAACGTTTGTATTCTAGGATTACAATAAACGAAGATCACTTGTCTGTTTATCGAACAAGTAAAATTCGCTGTCATTCGTTTAATTCGAATCAACGTAAATAGTAATGCTTACAGAAAATAGGAATTAAATTGTAAGGAAAATCAAGAAGTCTTGGAAGAGCAAAGTCGTAATTGGAAGAACCATGATAAGAATATGGATGGAAGTGCTTCAGTGTACAGCAGCTTGAGGGAACCACATCATTACGTCGAACAAAGGAAATCTCGTCGATCTCATGCCAGCTATACACGTAGAAACAACGCGGAATACCTGTATTGCTTGGACTCGTAGGAACGCGTAATTTCCGTATAAGTTTTAAATCTGCTCGTAAGTAGCGTGACCCAACGATAGGTCAGACCGTCCCAATACTCCAACCtcgtattatacgtatacatatatattacgtatgtaGTTTGCTCGAGCAATTACTTTGAAAGGATACAAAAGATATAAGCGAACAAGATACACGCAGGGGTGCTAAATAAAACTGGAATCGAAACTTTAGAAGCTTAAAATATTCactgagaaaaatattcgctaaaaaaatatttaagcaaCAGGgatttttaaatcgatattttcagaCATTACGTTGCTATAAATGTGCAACTTTGCATATTACTTGTCTCGCGAGCAGTCTGAAAACACTTATCGAGACAGACTGATGAAAAAAAGGTCCGCGTGTACAAAGGCACAATGACGTTTCTCCTTGATCTTTCTCCCTAACAAATGTCACCGTCAATCCGAGTTTCATTACACAGTCGAACACGCTTTGTTCGCCAAGCGATTCTACTATGAAACCGTATTGGATGAACATCTAACGAATAGAGCAACGACGTGCAACTACGCACCGAGATGACCCAGTTTCGCTGTATATTGCACTTACAGGAAAATCGAGTTCCTTTCTTCCCGAACACGCCTACGAATGCCCCTTCGTCGGCGCACGAAATTGCAATGTTCAAGGAGATGATGCTCGTACCCGTAGACAGAAATAAGGAACCCGTAACGCGAAACTGCACGAGAAGTTTGCGACAGATACAATTCaactaaaaaatgtaaaatgacgcgatcgatataattttcaaaatcgattACTTTCTATTCCGCGTAACGAGTTAACTCGTTTCCTTTGATCAGCTAGAATCATAACTTATTCGAAACTTGGGCGTTTAATGTCGTGTCATTGACTACACTTACAATTGAGCTGCACTTTGGGGAAAGTAGGAGGCACTTCGGTGCAACTGCGAGTATTCGCAGGAATCGCTGAGAGTTTCTCGAGTTCTTTCGAAGTTTATCAATGCAAGATCCTGATCACCGTCCATTCCAAAAAGTTCTAAACGCGAATCAAGACCCGTTTGGACGTCCTGTACTACGCCGTGAAGAATATTCGGGCTTTTCGAGTGTTTGCGCTTCTTCCTTGGACGTCGTGGACTTTCTGATGCTCGTCGCCTCGTTTTACCTGCAACGATACATATACATCGTGTTTTATCATCTCTGACACTCTGATGcacataaaataaatgcagATCTTTAAGATACGATTGACAAAGTTAAAACGGTGGGTTCAAACGAAACGTTCTGGTAAATTTTATGAACGGACACTTTCATTACAGCGTAACGTATGTATTTATCGATTCACGCCGTAATCTTATACGAACCATTCTTTGACGTAAGCTAACCCTAcgtcaaaatataaattgcatcGACGCACTCTACATAGAGTaggatttatttttacaataacaCGGCGTTAATCTTAGACACAAAGGCATTAAAGGTGCAAAGAACATGTATTCGGATACAAAATATTGAGAAGCCTAAACAGGATCTTGCTATGTTTATCTTGGATTATACACATAAGAATACATCGTACaggaataattattataataaaaaattaataagaaaggTTCGCCATTGTGTAGACATTTTCATTTGTAGAGGTCGAGAATGATTCGACTTTATACTCGTGGCTGAATATATCTCGCGCGAATTCGTgtttgaaaacattttcgTCGAAAGAGTCCCCCTAATCGACCGgtaataatttcatgaaaatctgATGGAAACTACGAATGGTTTAATTTCTATCGGAAGCTGATTCGTCGCATGGCCTTGATAACCTCTTGATTTATCATCGGTCGAGTGTGGGTCGATCCTGGGTCATTAGACCTCCGTCTCATTCGCTTTCGCACTTTTTCATGCTCCGAAATCTCATAAAGAAACAGGGTACCCTCGTCGAGGGGTTAGACCATCCTGACAGCATCGAAATTGATGCTACTTTTATGAATTTAGCTTTTTTCTCTGCAATATATAGTTCGTCCTCTTTTCGTTTGCAATTTTCATATGCCATATATCGAAAAATCAaagtaaattttgaaagaattgCAGCTATCGTAAGAATATATTTCGCGCAGACGCTTCGGATATGTTAAACGTTGCACATTCAGAAAGTTTCAGAAATCACGAAGCATTCTCTGGAAGGAGCTTAAAAGACAATTTAGCCTTCAAATAAACGCGTCCTTTATGGGTATCGCGTTGTTTGAAAGGGACAAAGAGGACTCGAACGAAGTGAAAGTCAAACACTATCATCGGAGCATTAAAACTGTGAAAACTTTTGCTTCAAATAGTATAACTTGGTTATTGCTACGATCTAGCTAACACGACCTcttttgttgttatttttaaaggtTTGTCCTATCATCTAACGAggagaaaatttcgattttttcgaAGATGGTGCCAGCTTCTAGGTAATCCCCTACGGAATTACTACAGAATCGCTTATCCAACTAGCAGAGTACCAAGAAGAATAATGTGAAcgtgttttcgagaaaaatggCTTCAGCTACAACTAAAAATAGCGctaagcaaaatattttacaaattgtgTATACTCCAAACCATTATATGTACTGTTATATATGCATATCAGTTCACCTAGGTACATacacgtttttaaaaaatattgaatcttaaaagaataggaaaaaattgtaCCGAATTAACGATACTTACCGTGATGGACATTATGTTCATGATGTTCCGTAGCGTCTCCAATGAAGTCGTTGCACGGAGCGGAATCGTGCCTCTTACGATGATGATGGTGGtgatgatggtgatgatgatgatggtgatgatgatgacCCTTTCTTCGATGTTGGTGATTCAGCGAAGAGGAGGCAGTCGATGTTGAAGTCAGTCTAAGCCGACGAGGACTAGCCGGTGCGCTACCGGAACGCTTGCTCAAAGCCGAGGAAGCTTTAATCGCCTCCACCTTCGTTTCCACCAGAGCAGCGAGGACGGCTTCGAGACGTGCCACCTCCATTCCACTGCCACCATCGTCCGTCGAGACTGCCTTGTCAGCGACATCGGAAGTCGACGGAGTCACCGTCATCTCTTCACCTACAGTTGTCACATTACGTTCACCACCCTCGATGGTGACCACTTTGTAATAGGAAGCGTCGCGGGACTTTTCCAAAGCCCGCTGAGCAAACGGTCACAAAACCGACACGCTGGAGTTCGACCCcgccttcttctttcctctttcttccacgACACTATCCACTGAAAGCTCTCGTATGAATCGGGACAACATGAAGCTGATTATCTTTCTCTATTCCGCAGCTTCGCTTCCATCCTTCGTATCTAAGGAAACGCGCCGACCAAACGAGGACGTTTCGCAATTCCCCACGCAAATTATACTTGTCGATTTAATTTACTTGTCGTCACATCTGATAGCTCTCAGGAGAAAGAAAACACGAATCTTGCACGTTCTATGCCTTGTAATTCCGTAATGATCCACGATCAATGGGGTTCACCGGAGAAGTCATTAGACCATTAATAATACGGTCTTTATTCGTATTTCCTTCTGCttcttatttccttcttcttcttctttttcttcgcccAAGTAGCATTCACTGGAGTAGCTTCCCATTAAGATGAATGACGTCCGACTAAGTCTTCCGTAAATATAAAggtaatttttcgtttccttttttggcgaaataatatttgtttcatcgGGTTAACTTCATTTTTCGTGACCGTTCGTTTTCGAGAAGCCTAATTGTCCCAATTGGAAGTGAGCAACTGTCAAAAGCTTTCTTTTCGTATTCCTCTATCTTGTACCTTAAAATTTCAACCATCGCATGGGAATGAGATAAGCgactcgtttaattaaaaaagaagatcgTTACGTCGGAATCAAAATTACTCTTATCTTTTAGTTTACGCCTCCTTCTGTATTCTCATGCGGTGTATTTCGTTCCGTCGTACGAATTTGAACAGCAGCTCGATTTATTACCTCGAACTTGATCTCTGTTTAAGGATCTCTTTAAgcacgaataaaaaatatgccGGACGATCCCTTAATAAGCGCTTTCCCTTTCTGTTACTTCGACCAACTTCTACCTTTGGTTTAATCGATCAACGATTCACCGTCGGTGCACATTATCTAACAACAGTTATCAAAAAAATTGTACTCTTTAACAAGTTGACGAGTTCGTATTTAATTTGGCAAGTGCAGTTCTGTAGAATTCGCTCCCCGAATTCGATTTCTGCCTCCATCGTAGGTGACGATTTACCAGAATTAGTACCGTTGGTTGCAATCGGTTTACAAGTGGCTAGAAGCGATAGATCGGATTGTCAACCGTTTCAATCGCATTAAAACGTCCATTCTCCTATGGCTTCGAAACCGTTGACTCCAATATAAACGTTCCACTCGATCGTTCGCATAACAGCTACCCATTGAAAGAAATTGGCGAGCgatctcgatcgatcgtataGTTCGGAGAGCGTCGACTCGATAGAAATATCGAACTACGAAGGATTGACCGTGGTGACATCCTtccgaaataaaagaaaggccccgacaAAAGTGCTGCGGCAGCTTATTCTCGCGTGACCAACTTCCCTCGACCCTTCCTGCTTTCTCGCGTACCTAATGACCTCGTTCCTTTGTGAAGCGCGAAACGAAGATTGGTCGAAACACGTAGCCATGTCAGGCAGCGTTCGCTGTGAAACACCGGTGGCCCGTGTTTGTGTCAAGTATGTTGTCGAAACTGGGATGGGAGAGGGGGGCTGATGTCAAGAAGCAAAGATCGAGGGAGGCTATCGCTCCAAATTATCACCGAGAAatctacgataaaaattcattcgataATACGCTAATAATCCACGTTCACTCGTTACCAGTCTTATTCGCGCCGTATTGCATCGTTCGAACAAATAGTACTCGGTTCGTTGGTTTCGTTAACCGTAGTCGAAGAGACGACAAAATCACGAgaaaacgattttatttctcagCTTAATAGGATCAGGGGTTGAACGTCGAGGTACGTGCAAACAGTCACTTCTGTATTAGTGAAGTTCGTTAATGCGATTAGCACGTGTTTCTCCCTTTATCCTGCAAGCTTTTGATTAGAAGTATCTTGCTGGTCGATGCTTGCATCGAAAGTTTCATTAGgttaaaaaatactttctaaGTCAATTGAGACGCGGCAAGCCGAtgctattacatttttattacggTGATTGATCGCTCCTATCGAAAACACGTAATTCCAATAAAGAGATTCTCTTTCTATCCGGTGGAGATCT
Encoded here:
- the LOC122576125 gene encoding lateral signaling target protein 2 homolog, coding for MTVTPSTSDVADKAVSTDDGGSGMEVARLEAVLAALVETKVEAIKASSALSKRSGSAPASPRRLRLTSTSTASSSLNHQHRRKGHHHHHHHHHHHHHHHHRKRHDSAPCNDFIGDATEHHEHNVHHGKTRRRASESPRRPRKKRKHSKSPNILHGVVQDVQTGLDSRLELFGMDGDQDLALINFERTRETLSDSCEYSQLHRSASYFPQSAAQLKIHYDDDDYVALNVADELEEEEILSGTEKIEAPRAKYHRPRRKRKRKRRKVINTGPQEELVDPEELPPRARWTIVATACLLLTMSLLLVGVTLRMAPIIDDMVRRENEELLNSLNRVFVTENSTMPL